A region from the Triticum aestivum cultivar Chinese Spring chromosome 3D, IWGSC CS RefSeq v2.1, whole genome shotgun sequence genome encodes:
- the LOC123076621 gene encoding uncharacterized protein — protein sequence MLASFQQRKGPAPADCRTGESSSPVEWAHETASLAREEQRERRLPLSLLCAASPLSLLGAAKLDRRRRATPRLLTTLTATGSTATGDATFPHHAGGRRTRLPWFLAERDEQKQRPIVATIDKEKGKANGKEKEKERTLDSIMKSKLPVSGTSALTSPDPTSAGVRAGIAAASGSANDYEREATSSQAMEHDKQVEEDHEDVEEDEEEDEEEQDTLFEVPSGVGDKSDLDEFPDSENFFVSLSISDVFAV from the exons ATGCTCGCTTCCTTCCAGCAGAGGAAGGGGCCGGCGCCGGCGGACTGCCGCACCGGGGAGAGTTCGTCACCGGTCGAGTGGGCACACGAGACCGCGTCGCT GGCACGAGAGGAGCAGAGAGAGCGCCGCCTCCCCCTTTCTCTGCTCTGTGCTGCCTCGCCCCTTTCTCTGCTCGGCGCCGCAAAGCTGGATCGACGGCGACGAGCGACGCCGCGTCTCCTAACCACACTGACAGCAACGGGCTCGACGGCGACGGGCGACGCCACGTTTCCTCACCACGCCGGAGGCAGACGGACGCGCCTCCCCTGGTTTCTCGCCGAACGTGACGAGCAGAAGCAG AGGCCTATCGTCGCAACAATAGACAAGGAAAAGGGGAAGGCGaatgggaaggagaaggagaaagagaggacCTTGGACTCCATTATGAAGAGTAAGTTGCCGGTCTCGGGGACCTCCGCCTTGACGTCCCCTGACCCCACCAGTGCTGGCGTGCGTGCCGGGATcgccgctgcctctggctccgcaAACGACTATGAGAGGGAGGCTACATCTTCCCAG GCAATggagcatgataagcaagtggagGAGGATCATGAAGATgtggaagaggatgaggaggaggacgaggaagagcaAGATACTTTGTTTGAGGTGCCGTCTGGGGTTGGTGACAAATCAGATTTAGATGAATTTCCGGATAGTGAAAATTTCTTTGTTTCGCTGTCAATATCTGATGTTTTTGCTGTGTAA